From Demequina capsici, one genomic window encodes:
- a CDS encoding sensor domain-containing diguanylate cyclase, with protein MSLSPARLPADSRRFLRFGAAVVCVVLAAQVGLALWLFGISKDGAGAAVDAVLTMQAGSAQSWVADYASAATGATSGVAAWMDGAAAPAAQLEDHLLLVVATHEQLHALVVVNADGSWIRVERDAGNGTVRYRVERVTMTGGEAAAVSETYDSSLSSMADSSAAPGPDAGPDAGGPDSGPGGADQFGDGSAYSFWPAGATADALVWTMAVATTPEEGSGVWAAQPVRDAQGALVAVVATEFPVSAMQAVLEAVPLGDSGQVFLMDDARRVIAAPRAFDDKVGAVGGGAPPTLETLGVDTTVEGSSGDSTVSLGHDGVYRTAEVGLAGEGVPWVLHLRAIDAELAPQVLAVGVAIRWAAGISAVVLLVAGALLFVMWRPMKDMRRAAETDGLTGLLLRRRFLELAPAVVASAHRDGGAACVAVLDLDNFKRLNDDEGHEAGDVALRKVSKAMRSCVRRGDLVARWGGDEFVVLLALADPSDAVSAVERLRQAVEARLGEEFPGRSGLGVTAGGVVSRDLHDDVADLVRLADAALVEGKRRQKSRSYVAEGLPAPA; from the coding sequence GTGTCCCTCTCCCCAGCGCGGCTCCCGGCCGACTCCCGCCGCTTCCTTCGCTTCGGCGCGGCCGTCGTGTGCGTGGTGCTCGCCGCGCAGGTGGGGCTTGCACTCTGGTTGTTCGGGATCTCGAAGGACGGCGCGGGCGCGGCGGTGGACGCGGTGCTCACCATGCAGGCAGGATCCGCGCAGTCGTGGGTGGCGGACTACGCGTCGGCGGCCACAGGGGCCACCTCCGGAGTCGCGGCGTGGATGGACGGCGCAGCAGCCCCTGCAGCGCAGCTCGAGGACCATCTGCTGCTCGTCGTGGCCACGCACGAGCAGCTGCATGCGCTGGTCGTGGTCAATGCCGACGGATCATGGATCCGGGTCGAGCGCGACGCGGGCAACGGCACCGTGAGGTACCGGGTGGAACGCGTGACGATGACGGGCGGCGAGGCGGCGGCGGTCTCGGAGACCTACGACTCGTCGCTGTCGTCGATGGCCGACTCGAGCGCGGCGCCCGGTCCTGACGCCGGTCCCGACGCAGGCGGTCCTGACTCAGGTCCCGGTGGTGCGGATCAGTTCGGCGACGGCTCCGCGTACAGCTTCTGGCCCGCAGGCGCGACGGCCGATGCCCTGGTGTGGACCATGGCGGTGGCGACGACGCCCGAGGAGGGTTCGGGCGTGTGGGCGGCGCAGCCGGTGCGGGATGCGCAGGGTGCGTTGGTCGCCGTGGTGGCGACGGAGTTCCCGGTGTCGGCGATGCAGGCGGTCCTGGAGGCCGTGCCGCTCGGCGACTCGGGGCAGGTGTTCCTGATGGATGACGCGCGCCGCGTGATCGCGGCTCCGCGCGCGTTCGACGACAAGGTGGGCGCCGTCGGCGGTGGTGCGCCGCCCACGCTCGAGACCCTGGGTGTCGACACCACGGTCGAGGGGTCGTCCGGCGACTCGACGGTCTCGCTCGGTCACGACGGCGTCTACCGCACGGCCGAGGTCGGCTTGGCGGGCGAGGGTGTGCCGTGGGTGCTGCACCTGCGCGCGATCGATGCGGAGCTCGCGCCTCAGGTCCTCGCCGTGGGGGTGGCGATCCGGTGGGCGGCGGGGATCTCCGCGGTGGTTCTGCTGGTCGCCGGAGCGCTCCTGTTCGTGATGTGGCGCCCCATGAAGGACATGCGGCGGGCGGCGGAGACCGACGGTCTCACAGGTCTGCTCCTGCGGCGCCGGTTCCTGGAGCTTGCGCCCGCGGTGGTCGCGTCGGCCCATAGGGATGGTGGTGCCGCGTGCGTCGCGGTGCTGGATCTGGACAACTTCAAGCGTCTGAACGATGACGAGGGTCATGAGGCAGGCGACGTCGCGTTGAGGAAGGTCAGCAAGGCGATGCGCTCGTGCGTGCGCCGTGGAGACCTCGTCGCGCGGTGGGGCGGAGACGAGTTCGTGGTGCTGCTCGCGCTCGCGGACCCGTCCGATGCGGTGTCTGCCGTGGAACGGCTGAGGCAGGCCGTCGAGGCGCGGCTCGGGGAGGAGTTCCCTGGTCGGTCGGGCCTGGGGGTGACGGCGGGCGGCGTGGTCTCGCGGGACCTTCACGACGATGTCGCGGACCTGGTGCGCTTGGCGGATGCGGCGCTCGTGGAGGGGAAGCGTCGCCAGAAGTCGCGCTCGTACGTGGCGGAAGGCCTTCCAGCGCCGGCATGA
- a CDS encoding TrmH family RNA methyltransferase has translation MTGRPAGPRLRDMLSNPRADRVKGVRALAGRSARDRSGTFLVEGPQAVREAVRFASDDVRDVYVTDAARLAHPEIVDEGLEAGLYVHPVTDEVAQAMSADAQGVLAVLNAHAEPGLDALPSAPRLVAVLSAVRDPGNLGAAIRVADAVGADAVVLAGDCVDPRSPKVIRASVGSVFHLPVLRAPRLTESAAHLRERGLALVGADVSGTVLLGRDTERILATSHAWIMGNEAWGLTPDELRELDHVVRIPIVGQAESLNLATAAAVCLYASLFARS, from the coding sequence ATGACAGGACGCCCCGCCGGGCCCCGCCTGCGCGACATGCTCTCGAATCCGAGAGCTGACCGCGTGAAGGGCGTGAGGGCCCTGGCGGGGCGTTCTGCGCGTGACCGGTCAGGGACCTTCCTGGTCGAGGGTCCTCAGGCGGTGCGCGAGGCGGTGCGGTTCGCCTCGGACGATGTGCGCGACGTGTACGTCACGGATGCCGCGAGGCTCGCGCACCCTGAGATCGTCGACGAGGGCCTGGAGGCCGGGCTCTACGTGCATCCGGTGACCGACGAGGTCGCGCAGGCCATGAGCGCTGATGCACAGGGCGTGCTGGCGGTCCTCAACGCGCATGCAGAGCCGGGGCTCGACGCCCTCCCCAGCGCCCCGCGCCTGGTGGCGGTGCTCAGCGCCGTGCGTGACCCTGGCAACCTGGGCGCAGCGATCCGCGTGGCGGACGCCGTAGGCGCCGACGCGGTGGTGCTGGCCGGCGACTGCGTGGACCCGCGCTCGCCCAAGGTGATCCGCGCGTCCGTCGGCTCGGTCTTCCACCTGCCTGTGCTGCGCGCGCCGCGCCTCACCGAGTCCGCCGCGCACCTGCGCGAGCGCGGGCTCGCGCTGGTGGGCGCCGACGTGAGCGGCACCGTGCTGCTCGGGCGTGACACCGAGCGAATCCTCGCCACCTCGCATGCGTGGATCATGGGCAACGAGGCGTGGGGGCTCACGCCCGACGAGCTTCGCGAGCTGGATCATGTGGTGCGGATCCCGATCGTCGGCCAGGCCGAGAGCCTCAACCTTGCGACGGCGGCCGCCGTCTGCCTTTACGCGAGCCTGTTCGCACGATCCTGA
- the rplT gene encoding 50S ribosomal protein L20, producing the protein MARVKRAVNAQKKRRSTLERAAGYRGQRSRLYRKAKEQVTHSMVYAYGDRRKRKGDFRKLWIQRINAAARANGMTYNRLIQGLKAAEIEVDRRMLAELAVNDEAAFAQLVEVAKKALPADVNAPAAA; encoded by the coding sequence ATGGCACGCGTCAAGCGGGCGGTCAACGCCCAGAAGAAGCGCCGGTCCACCCTCGAGCGCGCCGCGGGTTACCGCGGTCAGCGTTCGCGCCTCTACCGGAAGGCGAAGGAGCAGGTCACCCACTCGATGGTCTACGCCTACGGCGACCGCCGTAAGCGCAAGGGTGACTTCCGCAAGCTGTGGATCCAGCGCATCAACGCTGCTGCCCGCGCGAACGGCATGACCTACAACCGCCTCATCCAGGGCCTCAAGGCCGCGGAGATCGAGGTCGACCGCCGTATGCTCGCCGAGCTCGCGGTGAACGACGAGGCCGCGTTCGCGCAGCTCGTCGAGGTGGCGAAGAAGGCCCTTCCGGCCGACGTCAACGCGCCCGCCGCGGCGTAA
- the rpmI gene encoding 50S ribosomal protein L35 gives MPKNKTHSGAKKRFKLTGTGKVKHASAMNVHKFEEKHSSRKRRVAVDQVLADGDAKKIKKLLGK, from the coding sequence GTGCCGAAGAACAAGACCCACTCGGGTGCCAAGAAGCGCTTCAAGCTCACCGGCACCGGCAAGGTGAAGCACGCCTCGGCGATGAACGTGCACAAGTTCGAGGAGAAGCACTCCTCGCGCAAGCGCCGTGTGGCCGTCGACCAGGTGCTCGCGGACGGCGACGCCAAGAAGATCAAGAAGCTGCTGGGCAAGTAA
- the infC gene encoding translation initiation factor IF-3 has product MPSWYAGRNLRWASARVRAGAFSFARGRRGSHTRRSTINEPRINERIRVPKVRLVGPQGEQVGIVRVEDALRLAQEADLDLVEVAPNSQPPVAKLMDYGKFKYEAAVKAREARRNQANTEIKEMRFRLKIDEHDYETKKGHVIRFLKGGDKVKVTIMFRGREQSRPEMGRRLLLKLADEVAEFAVVENRPSQEGRNMSLVLGPLKKKAEARDEQRKEREARKAAEAAERNEREAAKASKTTPSDSVEPEELVEVVETEETVETVEPDETVEVETDEA; this is encoded by the coding sequence GTGCCTTCATGGTACGCGGGCAGGAACCTCCGGTGGGCCTCTGCGCGTGTTCGAGCAGGGGCCTTTTCCTTTGCTCGGGGTCGGCGAGGAAGTCACACGAGGAGGAGCACCATCAACGAGCCCCGCATCAACGAGCGCATCCGTGTCCCCAAGGTCCGTCTGGTCGGTCCGCAGGGCGAGCAGGTCGGCATCGTCCGAGTCGAGGATGCGCTGCGTCTGGCGCAGGAGGCCGATCTCGACCTTGTCGAGGTTGCCCCCAACTCGCAGCCGCCGGTCGCCAAGCTCATGGACTACGGAAAGTTCAAGTACGAGGCGGCGGTGAAGGCGCGCGAGGCGCGTCGCAACCAGGCGAACACCGAGATCAAGGAGATGCGTTTCCGTCTCAAGATCGACGAGCATGACTATGAGACCAAGAAGGGCCACGTCATCCGCTTCCTCAAGGGTGGAGACAAGGTCAAGGTCACGATCATGTTCCGCGGTCGTGAGCAGTCGCGTCCCGAGATGGGTCGCCGGCTCCTCCTGAAGCTGGCGGACGAGGTCGCGGAGTTCGCGGTCGTCGAGAACCGTCCGAGCCAGGAGGGGCGCAACATGTCCCTCGTGCTCGGCCCTCTGAAGAAGAAGGCCGAGGCCCGCGACGAGCAGCGCAAGGAGCGCGAGGCGCGCAAGGCGGCGGAGGCTGCGGAGCGCAACGAGCGCGAGGCTGCGAAGGCGTCCAAGACCACGCCGTCCGACTCGGTCGAGCCGGAGGAGCTGGTCGAGGTGGTCGAGACGGAGGAGACCGTCGAGACCGTGGAGCCGGACGAGACCGTCGAGGTCGAGACGGACGAGGCCTAG
- a CDS encoding DUF1844 domain-containing protein → MSTNTPPASSDAPSRRTWADATDETRDLADVSAVELITTVAVHLLSASALRCGLAEDGEQHQDLDEARTLITALAGLVTAAAPEIGDTHARALRDGLRSVQLAFREASVVPDALGDGPGEKYTGAVS, encoded by the coding sequence ATGAGCACGAATACGCCCCCGGCATCGTCGGACGCTCCGTCACGCCGTACCTGGGCCGACGCCACCGACGAGACTCGCGACCTCGCCGACGTCTCCGCCGTGGAGCTCATCACCACCGTAGCGGTGCACCTGCTCAGCGCCTCGGCCCTGCGGTGCGGACTCGCGGAGGACGGCGAGCAGCACCAGGACCTCGACGAGGCACGCACCCTGATCACCGCGCTCGCGGGGCTCGTCACCGCCGCCGCCCCCGAGATCGGTGACACGCATGCGAGGGCGCTGCGAGACGGGCTCCGAAGCGTACAGTTGGCGTTCAGGGAGGCCTCGGTCGTGCCCGACGCGTTGGGGGACGGTCCGGGCGAGAAGTACACGGGAGCAGTCAGCTGA
- a CDS encoding serine protease has protein sequence MRRRPLAALAVSCALVTGCSVLPSGPTPMPSDWIPQSSISPAARSGAMSPDGFSVAQRMTVRVRNIGCGFIATGTGFAYDDSTLITNRHVIEDSRSIEVSTYNGDNLNATAVSSTTVADIAIVRTNQAVLSSYAILAQQDPEPGDVITVIGYPNGGELTSVSGVVLGSTADPLDAAIGKVLVTSAEVEPGSSGSPVLSEDGEVVGVVYAKTDDGNSLIVPVSTLRTLLSETSLLVPEAPSCTTSAFDGSVYVGG, from the coding sequence ATGCGCCGCCGCCCCCTCGCCGCGCTCGCCGTCTCCTGCGCGCTCGTCACCGGCTGCAGCGTGCTGCCGTCAGGGCCTACCCCCATGCCCTCCGACTGGATTCCGCAGTCGTCGATCTCCCCCGCAGCCCGCTCCGGCGCCATGTCCCCCGACGGCTTCAGCGTCGCGCAACGGATGACCGTGAGGGTGCGCAACATCGGCTGCGGCTTCATCGCCACCGGAACCGGATTCGCCTACGACGACTCCACCTTGATCACCAACCGGCACGTGATCGAGGACTCGCGCAGCATCGAGGTCTCCACCTACAACGGCGACAACCTCAACGCGACCGCCGTGTCGTCGACCACCGTCGCGGACATCGCGATCGTCCGCACCAACCAGGCCGTCCTGTCCAGCTACGCGATCCTGGCGCAGCAGGACCCCGAACCGGGCGATGTCATCACCGTCATCGGATACCCGAACGGCGGCGAGCTCACCAGCGTCTCCGGGGTCGTGCTCGGCAGCACCGCAGACCCGTTGGACGCCGCCATCGGCAAGGTGCTCGTGACAAGCGCCGAGGTGGAGCCGGGATCATCCGGGTCGCCCGTGCTCAGCGAGGACGGCGAGGTGGTGGGCGTGGTCTACGCGAAGACCGACGACGGCAACAGCCTGATCGTCCCCGTCTCCACGCTGCGCACACTCCTGAGCGAGACGTCGCTCCTGGTGCCCGAGGCTCCCAGCTGCACGACCAGCGCCTTCGACGGCTCGGTCTACGTCGGCGGCTGA
- a CDS encoding S1 family peptidase has protein sequence MRRRHAGAMLAAAALALSGCAALPSGPPPLPDSFVPSLSASSDASASASYVSDDGFSLPEHAAYRVRVEGCTTYGTGSAFAIDAHTLVTNRHVVEDSVTVTLTSYDGQEIPVTSVQIDDQADLALLTVAQDLPEWLTLADAESQPGDTVSVSGYPSGDSLTTVTGPMHSTTPEVFGTDPDDVLVLRVTAAPGSSGSAVVNAADQVVGVLYAIDADEDGWAYAISLTSLTTMLADPGVRGPVGSICASS, from the coding sequence ATGAGGCGCCGGCACGCGGGCGCCATGCTCGCGGCCGCGGCGCTCGCACTGTCCGGCTGCGCCGCGCTCCCGAGCGGACCGCCCCCGCTTCCTGACAGCTTCGTCCCCAGCCTCTCCGCCTCATCCGACGCCTCCGCATCCGCGTCGTACGTCTCGGACGACGGCTTCTCACTCCCCGAGCATGCGGCGTACCGGGTGCGCGTCGAGGGCTGCACCACGTACGGCACCGGCTCCGCGTTCGCGATCGACGCGCACACGCTCGTCACCAACCGCCACGTGGTCGAGGACTCCGTGACCGTCACCCTCACCAGCTACGACGGCCAGGAGATCCCCGTCACGAGCGTGCAGATCGACGACCAGGCCGACCTTGCGCTCCTCACCGTCGCGCAGGACCTGCCGGAATGGCTGACGCTCGCGGACGCCGAATCTCAGCCCGGCGACACCGTCTCCGTGTCCGGGTACCCGTCGGGCGACTCGCTCACCACCGTCACCGGCCCCATGCACAGCACCACCCCCGAGGTGTTCGGCACCGACCCCGACGACGTGCTGGTGCTCCGCGTCACCGCCGCGCCCGGCAGCTCCGGCTCCGCCGTCGTGAACGCCGCCGATCAGGTGGTGGGCGTGCTCTACGCGATCGATGCCGACGAGGACGGCTGGGCATACGCCATCAGCCTCACGTCACTCACCACGATGCTGGCAGACCCCGGCGTGCGCGGCCCCGTGGGAAGCATCTGCGCCTCCTCGTGA
- a CDS encoding SseB family protein — MTDEEPLKEIPESIFADDDGSADARLAQALIRYSRGKAPLAEVVEALAYARVLVPVLADGEQRVVGRHGLEQDHVASTGVVAVQMPDGRAGLPVFTDVDAMKAWNPEARPIPAEGPRAALAAITEEWAVMVLNPGMETTVIPRPAVWALGQGEQWRPAVAEGVVAEDVVVAVRDAVLLDDRLKAVEAEPGRRSEVAIVLRLIPGLTQPEIDDLLRRVQRQLSSSDVVAHRIDSLELRLAPAL, encoded by the coding sequence ATGACCGACGAGGAGCCGCTGAAGGAGATCCCGGAGTCGATCTTCGCGGACGACGACGGCAGCGCCGATGCCCGCCTTGCGCAGGCGCTGATCCGGTACTCGCGCGGCAAGGCGCCCCTCGCGGAGGTCGTGGAGGCCCTGGCCTATGCGCGCGTTCTCGTGCCGGTGCTGGCCGACGGCGAGCAGCGGGTGGTGGGCCGGCACGGCCTGGAGCAGGACCATGTGGCGTCGACGGGCGTGGTGGCCGTGCAGATGCCCGACGGGCGCGCCGGGCTGCCGGTGTTCACCGATGTCGATGCGATGAAGGCATGGAATCCCGAGGCTCGTCCCATCCCTGCCGAGGGACCGCGTGCGGCCCTCGCGGCGATCACCGAGGAGTGGGCCGTGATGGTGCTCAATCCCGGCATGGAGACCACGGTGATCCCGCGCCCGGCGGTGTGGGCGCTCGGCCAGGGGGAGCAGTGGCGTCCCGCGGTCGCCGAGGGCGTGGTCGCGGAGGACGTGGTGGTCGCGGTGCGTGACGCGGTGCTGCTCGACGACAGGTTGAAGGCAGTGGAGGCCGAACCGGGCCGCCGGAGCGAGGTCGCGATCGTGCTGCGGCTCATCCCAGGCCTGACCCAGCCCGAGATCGACGACCTGCTGCGTCGGGTGCAGCGGCAGCTGTCGTCGTCGGACGTGGTCGCGCATCGAATCGACAGTCTCGAGCTGAGGCTCGCTCCGGCGCTGTAG
- the priA gene encoding bifunctional 1-(5-phosphoribosyl)-5-((5-phosphoribosylamino)methylideneamino)imidazole-4-carboxamide isomerase/phosphoribosylanthranilate isomerase PriA encodes MTDLPRLELLPAVDVADGQAVRLTQGEAGSETSYGDPLSAAMDWVRGGAEWIHLVDLDAAFGRGSNAELLASVVKAVDVKVEMSGGIRDDESLERAMATGCTRVNLGTAALEDPEWTASAIDRFGDRVAVGLDVRGTTLAARGWTQDGGDLWEVLARLDAAGCARYVVTDVKKDGMLTGPNLELLAQVCAATSAPVVASGGVSSLADIAAIRTLTAQGVEGAIVGKALYNGNFTLPEALDVAGRP; translated from the coding sequence ATGACCGACCTTCCCCGCCTCGAGCTCCTTCCCGCAGTCGATGTGGCCGACGGCCAGGCCGTCCGCCTCACCCAAGGCGAGGCGGGATCCGAGACCAGCTATGGCGACCCGCTGTCCGCCGCGATGGATTGGGTGCGCGGCGGAGCGGAGTGGATCCATCTGGTGGACCTCGATGCGGCCTTCGGACGAGGCTCCAACGCGGAGCTGCTGGCGTCGGTCGTCAAGGCCGTGGACGTGAAGGTCGAGATGTCGGGCGGCATCCGTGACGACGAGAGCCTGGAGCGCGCGATGGCGACCGGCTGCACGCGGGTGAACCTCGGCACTGCCGCGTTGGAGGACCCGGAGTGGACGGCGTCCGCGATCGACCGCTTCGGCGACCGGGTGGCGGTGGGCCTCGACGTGCGCGGCACGACCTTGGCGGCCCGCGGCTGGACTCAGGATGGCGGCGACCTGTGGGAGGTGCTCGCCCGTCTCGACGCCGCCGGCTGCGCCCGGTACGTGGTGACGGATGTCAAGAAGGACGGCATGCTGACCGGGCCCAACCTCGAGCTGCTCGCGCAGGTGTGCGCGGCGACGAGCGCGCCTGTGGTGGCCTCCGGCGGCGTGAGCTCGCTGGCAGACATCGCGGCCATCCGCACCCTCACCGCGCAGGGCGTCGAGGGGGCGATCGTCGGCAAGGCCCTCTACAACGGCAACTTCACGCTGCCTGAGGCGCTGGACGTCGCCGGACGCCCGTAG
- the hisH gene encoding imidazole glycerol phosphate synthase subunit HisH: MSIPTVCVFDYGFGNVRSATRALEHVGAQVHLTADREVAMSADGLVVPGVGAFSAVMRGLQEARGDQIVGRRLAGGRPVLGICVGMQVMFSRGVEHGVESEGLDQWPGVVELLQAPVVPNMGWAKVAPPDGSVLFDGIADERFYFVHSYGAREFPLGTTEDTGRFTAPLVTWSEAGPADHADRFVAAVENGPLSATQFHPEKSGDAGLALLRNWVESL; this comes from the coding sequence GTGAGCATCCCCACCGTCTGCGTCTTCGATTACGGCTTCGGCAACGTGCGCTCCGCCACCAGGGCGTTGGAGCATGTCGGCGCCCAGGTCCATCTGACCGCGGACCGTGAGGTCGCCATGAGCGCCGACGGCCTCGTCGTCCCTGGTGTGGGGGCTTTCTCCGCCGTCATGAGGGGTCTGCAGGAGGCCCGCGGCGACCAGATCGTCGGCCGCCGCCTTGCGGGTGGACGTCCCGTGCTCGGCATCTGCGTGGGCATGCAGGTGATGTTCTCGCGGGGCGTGGAGCACGGTGTCGAGTCGGAGGGCCTGGACCAGTGGCCTGGGGTCGTGGAGCTGCTGCAGGCGCCCGTGGTGCCGAACATGGGCTGGGCGAAGGTCGCGCCGCCTGACGGCTCGGTGCTGTTCGACGGGATCGCCGACGAACGCTTCTACTTCGTCCACAGCTACGGTGCGCGTGAGTTCCCGTTGGGCACCACCGAGGACACGGGCCGCTTCACGGCGCCGCTCGTCACCTGGTCGGAGGCGGGCCCTGCCGACCATGCCGACCGGTTCGTCGCCGCTGTGGAGAACGGCCCGTTGAGCGCCACGCAGTTCCACCCGGAGAAGTCCGGCGACGCGGGACTTGCGCTGCTGCGCAACTGGGTCGAGTCCTTGTAG
- the hisB gene encoding imidazoleglycerol-phosphate dehydratase HisB: protein MSRTGRIERATSESQVLVELDLDGAGVTDIDTGVPFYDHMLTALGKHSLMNLTVKATGDVHIDSHHTVEDVAICIGEALKQALGDKAGISRFGDALVPLDEALAQCVVDVSGRPYFVHTGEPVGQATHLIGGNYAGSLTAHALESIAHHAGICVHMRVLSGRDPHHIVEAQFKALARALRAAVADDPRVTGIPSTKGAL from the coding sequence ATGAGCCGCACGGGTCGCATCGAACGGGCCACGAGCGAGTCGCAGGTGCTCGTCGAGCTGGATCTGGACGGAGCGGGGGTCACGGACATCGATACCGGAGTGCCGTTCTACGACCACATGCTGACGGCGCTCGGCAAGCACTCGCTGATGAACCTCACGGTGAAGGCGACGGGCGACGTCCACATCGACTCCCACCACACGGTGGAGGATGTCGCGATCTGCATCGGCGAGGCGCTCAAGCAGGCGTTGGGGGACAAGGCCGGGATCTCTCGTTTCGGCGACGCTCTCGTGCCGCTCGACGAGGCGCTCGCGCAGTGCGTGGTCGATGTGTCCGGTCGGCCGTACTTCGTGCACACGGGCGAGCCCGTGGGCCAGGCGACGCACCTGATCGGCGGGAACTACGCGGGTTCGCTCACGGCGCACGCGCTCGAGTCGATCGCGCATCACGCGGGCATCTGCGTGCACATGCGCGTGCTGTCGGGCCGCGATCCGCACCACATCGTCGAGGCGCAGTTCAAGGCGTTGGCGCGTGCGCTGCGCGCCGCCGTGGCCGACGACCCGCGCGTCACCGGCATCCCGTCCACGAAGGGCGCGCTCTAG
- a CDS encoding histidinol-phosphate transaminase, translating to MTLPLRPDLAGLTPYGAPQLSVKARLNVNENPYAPPSVVVDAITTAVRKACVELNRYPDRDAVGLRTDLARYLAVESHADFLRADNVWAANGSNEVMLHLHQAFGGPGRKVLSFAPTYSMYPEYARDTLTEYVTLPRRDDFTLDVDAAVAAIAEIQPVMVLVASPNNPTGTALPLSEAAALCRAAAEVPGGCVVVVDEAYAEFRHRGVPSALSLMPEHWNLVVSRTMSKAFALAGGRLGYLAATPEVIDALQIVRLPYHLSEITQATARAALAHHRDLQAQVDEIRAERDDTVAWLRAQGFTVADTDANFALFGPFEDRKKVFEGLLERGVLIRVTGPEGWLRVSIGTAQEMALFRSALLEVVA from the coding sequence ATGACCCTCCCGCTCCGCCCGGACCTTGCGGGCCTCACGCCTTACGGCGCACCTCAGCTGTCCGTGAAGGCGCGCCTGAACGTCAACGAGAACCCGTACGCGCCGCCGTCGGTCGTGGTCGACGCGATCACCACCGCCGTCCGCAAGGCGTGCGTGGAGTTGAACCGCTACCCGGACCGTGACGCGGTAGGGCTGCGCACCGACCTGGCCCGCTACCTGGCCGTCGAGTCGCACGCGGACTTCCTGCGTGCTGACAACGTCTGGGCGGCGAACGGCTCCAACGAGGTGATGCTGCACCTCCATCAGGCGTTCGGCGGGCCGGGTCGGAAGGTGCTGAGCTTCGCGCCCACGTACTCGATGTACCCCGAGTACGCGCGCGACACCCTCACCGAGTACGTCACGCTGCCACGCAGGGACGACTTCACGCTGGACGTGGACGCGGCCGTGGCGGCGATCGCGGAGATCCAGCCGGTCATGGTGCTCGTCGCGAGCCCCAACAACCCGACGGGCACCGCGCTGCCGCTGAGCGAGGCTGCGGCGCTGTGCCGTGCGGCGGCGGAGGTGCCGGGCGGCTGCGTGGTGGTCGTGGACGAGGCCTACGCCGAGTTCCGTCATCGCGGCGTGCCGAGCGCGCTCAGCCTCATGCCTGAGCACTGGAATCTCGTCGTGAGCCGCACGATGTCCAAGGCGTTCGCGCTGGCGGGGGGGCGGCTCGGCTACCTGGCCGCGACGCCTGAGGTGATCGACGCGCTGCAGATCGTCCGTCTGCCGTACCACCTGAGCGAGATCACGCAGGCGACGGCGCGGGCCGCTCTGGCTCATCACAGGGACCTGCAGGCGCAGGTGGACGAGATCAGGGCCGAACGGGACGACACCGTCGCGTGGCTGAGGGCTCAGGGCTTCACGGTGGCCGACACGGACGCGAACTTCGCGCTCTTCGGCCCGTTCGAGGACCGCAAGAAGGTGTTCGAGGGTCTTCTGGAGCGCGGCGTGCTGATCCGCGTGACAGGTCCCGAAGGTTGGCTGCGGGTGTCGATCGGCACGGCGCAGGAGATGGCGCTGTTCCGCAGCGCGCTGCTGGAGGTTGTCGCATGA